The Bosea sp. AS-1 region GAGGCGGTGGCACTCTGCTTCGCGCTGACGACGCTGCTCAGCGGAGCCGCGATCTGGCTGGTCGGCGGCGGGGTCTTCGCCTGGCTTGGCTTCGCCGCCTTCGTCGCCCATCTCGGCTGGCAGGTGACGCGGATCAAGGGGGCGAACGCGGCGCTGGCGCTGAGGCTGTTCCGCTCCAACCAGTATGCCGGGCTGCTTCTCGCCGCCGGGTTCGCGCTCGACGCGCTCAGCCGGAACCTCTTCGCCTAGATCATCGCGCGTTCCATCCGACGCGATAACGACGACCTATCCCATCCGATGCCTTAATCGACCAGCCGCTCGCTCGGGACGACGGCCGGCAGCTCGGCCAGTCGGCCCGGCTTGCGTCGCGTCAGAAAGCGCGGGCGGCGCCCGTTGAGGAAGGCGTGGCGCCGACGGATGCGCACCGGACCGAGCGCGACGCGGCCGATCTGCGGAAACGGCGCCGTCACCTTGCCGTCGACCGATTCGAGCAGCAGCGGCAGGCCGCTGCTGCGGCCGAAATCGCGCCAGAGTGCCACGGCATCGAGCTGATCGACGCTGGCGACGACAATCGAGCGGCCGTCGCCCGCCGTCAGGGCGAGTTCGAAGCGCTCATCGTCGCCCGTCGGATTGGCGAGCCGCAGCGCGACACCGCTCCACCCCGCCGAGGCGCGCAGGATCCGGACGGAACCGACGCGCTCAAGGCCGGGCGCCGAGGGCTGGCGCGGCATCGGATTGCGGGGGACGATCGCTGTGGTGGTCGACCCACCGGGGAGATGCGGCGCAAAACCGCCCTCCCCGGCGGCCGGCGTGACGCTGGCCATCGGTAATAACGCCTCTCTTAATCCCTGCTGCAACGGAGCCCTCTGTCGATGCCGGGGCTCTCGTGCTTGCCAGGCGAGGATGTGTCGCAGGCGTGTCCGAGCGCTTAATGGGTTCGGTTAAAGGACTGTGATTTGCGGCTGGCAGCCTCCAAAGGGGCGGCTTTCCGGCGGGATGATTGACGGAATCTTTCGATCCGCGGGCGCATTTTCGGCTTGAAACCGCGGCATTCGCGTTCGATAGGGAAGCCATGAGCGCATCCACGCTACCCCTCGCCGCCGACCTGATGAAGGCGGCGGGCGAGAGCTGTCTCGAAGCCGGCGCCATCGCCCTCGATCTGTTTCGACCGGGAGCGCCGACCGCGGCGCGGACCTGGTCCAAGAGCGGCGGCTCGCCGGTAACGGAAGCCGATATCGGCGTCGACACCTTCCTGCGCGTGCGCCTCTCGGCGCTGCTGCCCGAGGCCGCGTGGCTGTCGGAAGAGACCGTCGACGACGCGCAGCGCCTGTCGCGCCGCTTCGTCTGGGTGGTCGACCCGATCGATGGCACGCGCGCCTATATGAGCGGTTCGCCGGACTGGGCCGTCTGCGTGGCCCTGCTCGACGAGGGCTCCCCCGTGCTCGGCATCGTCCACGCCCCGGCCTGCGGCGCGACCTATACCGCGATCGCCGGCAGCGGCGCGAAGCGGAACGGCGAAGCCATCCGCACCTCCTCGGTCCGGACGCTCGCCGCCGCCCGGATCGCCGGACCGAAGCCAATGCTCGAGGCGCTGGCGCGGGTCCAGCCTTTCGAGGCGGTCGGCAAGATCCCCTCGCTCGCCCTGCGGCTCACGCGCATAGCCGACGGCACCATCGATGCCGGGCTGATCTCGCCCGACGCGCGCGACTGGGATCTCGCGGCGGCCGATCTCGTGCTGCGCGAGGCCGGCGGGCGCCTGAGCGGCGACGATGGAGCGTCCGTGGCCTATAACCGCCCGATCCCGATGCATGGCATGCTGGTGGCGAGCGCCGGCGCACTTGCGGCCCCCTTGCTGGAGGCCCTCGCGCAATTGCACACGCCGGCGCAGCCGGGCTGAATTTTTCAACTTGGTCGACTGCGCCCGCTCGCGCCCGCGCGCGAGATGGCTTAAGGGGGCGCGGGGCCATCCTGCTGGAGAGAACGATGAGCGCGGAACCCGAACAGAAGCAGCTTCTTCACCTCGTCTTCGGCGGCGAGCTCGACTCGCTCGAAGGCATCACCTTCAAGGATCTGTCGAAGCTCGACATCGTCGGGATCTTCCCGAACTACGCCAGCGCCCATATGGCCTGGAAGGCCAAGGCCCAGCAGACGGTCGACCAGGCGCAGACGCGCTATTTCATCGTCCACCTGCACCGCCTGCTCGACCCCGAGGCGGCCAAGGCCTGAACGAGACCGGCGAGCAAGACGAGAGGCAAATGGGTTTCTCGATCCTCAAGACCCGCGTGGCACAGGAAACGCTCGGCCGGCTCCTGGCCGGCTATCTGCGCCTCGTCCAGCGGACGAACCGGATCGTCTTCGAACCCGCCGATATCTACGACCATGTCCGGCCGGAACTGCCGCTGATCTTCGCGATGTGGCACGGCCAGCACATCATGATCCCCTTCGCCCGGCCGGACTGGATGCCGGCGTGCTCGCTGGTCTCGCGCCATGGCGACGGCGGTTTCAACGCCGTGGCCCTGCGCGAGCTCGGCATCGGGGCGATCCGCGGCTCGGGCGCGCTCGGCAAGAAGATCCGCGAAAAGGGCGGCGCCAGCGCCTTCCTCGCCATGGTGAGGCGGCTTGCGGCCGGCGATACCATGGTGCTGACCGCCGACGTGCCCAAGCGGGCGCGCATCGTCGGCCCCGGCATCATCTCGCTGGCTCGCGCCTCCGGCCGGCCGATCCGCGCCGTCGCGGTGGTGACCAGCCGCCGCATCGACTTCAACAGCTGGGACCGCGCCTCGATCGGCCTGCCCTTCGGGCGCTGCGCCATCGTCGTCGGCGAGCCGATCACCATCACGCGCGATGCCGACGAGGCGACGCAGGAAGCGGCCCGGCTCGCCGTGCAGGCCAGCCTCGACGCTGTCCACGCCCGCGCCTACGAACTCGTCGGAAGCCGCGACCCCGGCGCCGGCCTGCGCGAATTGCAAGCCCCGCAACAGCCCGCCGGGACGCCGGCATGAGCGGCAAGGGCGCCCTGATCAGAAGCTACCGGCTGGGCACCGCCCTGCTCGAGCCGGCTGCCGCCGGGCTGCTGCAGTGGCGCCGCCGCCGCGGCAAGGAAGATGCCGAAAGACTGGCCGAACGGCGTGGCTATGCCAGCGTCAAACGACCGAACCGCCCGCTCGTCTGGCTCCACGGTGCCAGCGTCGGCGAGACGGTGACGCTGCTGCCCCTGATCGCCAGGCTGCAGAAGCGCGGACTGACCGTGCTGGTCACCTCCGGCACGGTGACCTCGGCGCGGCTGCTCGCGGCGCGGCTGCCGGCGGGCGCGATCCACCAGTACATCCCGCTCGACATTCCGCGCTACATGCGCCGCTTTCTCGACTACTGGCGGCCGGAGCTCTGCCTGATCTGCGAATCCGAGATCTGGCCGAACCTGCTGATCGAGGCGCAGCGGCGCAATGTCCCGGTGGTAATGGTCAATGGCCGGATGTCGGAGCGCTCCTTCGCGCGCTGGTACAAGCGGCCGCAGGCCGCGCGCTTCCTGCTCTCCTGCTTCGAGGCCTGCCTGGCGCAATCGCAGGCCGATGCCGAGCGACTCGCCCAGCTCGGCGCGCCACGCGTCAGCGTCGCCGGCAATCTCAAATTCGACGTGCCCGCCCCGCCGGCCGATGCCGACACCCTCGCCATCCTGGATGGCATGACCACCGGGCGGCCGGTCTGGATCGCCGCCAGCACGCATCCAGGCGAGGACGAGCTCGTCCTCTCGGCCCACCTCGCGCTAAAGCCCTATCTGCCGAAGCTGCTCACCATCGTCGCGCCGCGCCATCCGCAGCGCGGCGCCGAGATCGAGGCGCTCGCCCAGGCCAATGACGTCGCGGTGGCGCGCCGGGCCAATGGCGAGGGCCCGGAACGCGACGTCGA contains the following coding sequences:
- a CDS encoding DUF4170 domain-containing protein gives rise to the protein MSAEPEQKQLLHLVFGGELDSLEGITFKDLSKLDIVGIFPNYASAHMAWKAKAQQTVDQAQTRYFIVHLHRLLDPEAAKA
- a CDS encoding 3'(2'),5'-bisphosphate nucleotidase CysQ, giving the protein MSASTLPLAADLMKAAGESCLEAGAIALDLFRPGAPTAARTWSKSGGSPVTEADIGVDTFLRVRLSALLPEAAWLSEETVDDAQRLSRRFVWVVDPIDGTRAYMSGSPDWAVCVALLDEGSPVLGIVHAPACGATYTAIAGSGAKRNGEAIRTSSVRTLAAARIAGPKPMLEALARVQPFEAVGKIPSLALRLTRIADGTIDAGLISPDARDWDLAAADLVLREAGGRLSGDDGASVAYNRPIPMHGMLVASAGALAAPLLEALAQLHTPAQPG
- a CDS encoding DUF6101 family protein — translated: MASVTPAAGEGGFAPHLPGGSTTTAIVPRNPMPRQPSAPGLERVGSVRILRASAGWSGVALRLANPTGDDERFELALTAGDGRSIVVASVDQLDAVALWRDFGRSSGLPLLLESVDGKVTAPFPQIGRVALGPVRIRRRHAFLNGRRPRFLTRRKPGRLAELPAVVPSERLVD
- a CDS encoding lysophospholipid acyltransferase family protein, giving the protein MGFSILKTRVAQETLGRLLAGYLRLVQRTNRIVFEPADIYDHVRPELPLIFAMWHGQHIMIPFARPDWMPACSLVSRHGDGGFNAVALRELGIGAIRGSGALGKKIREKGGASAFLAMVRRLAAGDTMVLTADVPKRARIVGPGIISLARASGRPIRAVAVVTSRRIDFNSWDRASIGLPFGRCAIVVGEPITITRDADEATQEAARLAVQASLDAVHARAYELVGSRDPGAGLRELQAPQQPAGTPA
- a CDS encoding 3-deoxy-D-manno-octulosonic acid transferase, with the protein product MSGKGALIRSYRLGTALLEPAAAGLLQWRRRRGKEDAERLAERRGYASVKRPNRPLVWLHGASVGETVTLLPLIARLQKRGLTVLVTSGTVTSARLLAARLPAGAIHQYIPLDIPRYMRRFLDYWRPELCLICESEIWPNLLIEAQRRNVPVVMVNGRMSERSFARWYKRPQAARFLLSCFEACLAQSQADAERLAQLGAPRVSVAGNLKFDVPAPPADADTLAILDGMTTGRPVWIAASTHPGEDELVLSAHLALKPYLPKLLTIVAPRHPQRGAEIEALAQANDVAVARRANGEGPERDVEFYVADTLNELGLLYRLSQVAFLGGSLVEGIGGHNPIEPAKLGCALLHGPYVHNNAEIFAAFDRDGGSREVADAQALAGAVHRWLSDPASARQAARAAGHTASELGGAINRTLHAIEPLLMRVALGQRESAP